Within Candidatus Edwardsbacteria bacterium, the genomic segment GGAGAAATGCCAACCTGACCATATTCGACATCCAGTACACCAGCGATCCCTCGGGCAATTCGCCCTACAACGGGCAGAACATCACCGTCAGCGGGGTGGTCACCGGAGTGGTGCGGGTGGGCAACAGCAAGGGTATGTATTTCATCCAGGACGGCAGCGGCCCCTGGAACGGTGTCTACTGCTACGACCGCGATCGTTTCCCCGAGGAGGGGGATTCGGTGCTGGTCAGCGGGACGGTCATCGAATATTTCGGGCTGACCGAGATCTCGCCGGTCAGCGGATTCCAGCTGCTCAAGAAAGGCACCCTGGTGCCGGAGCCGGTGGTCCTGCCCACCGATAGCTTCTCCAGCAACAATCCCAATGCCGAAGCCTATGAGGGGGTGCTGGTGGCCACCAACCGGGTGAACGTCACCAGCCTGCCCAACACTTATTATGAATGGAATGTCACCGACGGCAGCGGCCCCTGCATCATGGACGATTTCCTTGATTCGCTTTCGCACATGGGCTACACCCCGGTGGTCGGCGACAGCCTGATCCGGGTCCAGGGCATCCTGCATGCCTCTTTCGGCTGGAAGATAGAGCATCGCTTCCCCCGGGATATCGTACAGTTCAAACCGGTCAAGATGCTTTCCTCGCTGCCGGCCCAGGGCAACATCAATGTTCCCACCCTGGTGGGCATCCGGCTGAATTTTGACAAACCGCTGGATCAGTCCGCCGTAATGGCCGCAAATTTTTCAGTTACCGGCAGCAGTTCTTCGGGACACAGCCTGTCACTGAACTACGACAGCCTCGAATGCACGGTCCGGCTGCTGTCGGCCGACGCCTTCTCCCCGGGGGAGACGGTCTCGGTCTGGATATCGCATTCCCTGCGCGACACCCTGGGTTATTACCTGGACGGGAACGGGAACGGGGTGGGATCCAATGACAGCCTGGATGATATCAGCTTCAGCTTCGTGACCCTGCTCAATCCCACCCGGATCTCCGACGTCCAAAAGCCGGGCGCCGACGGTTTCACCCCGCTGATGGAGGGACTGACGGTGACCGTGGAGGGGATAGTCAGCGGCCCGGACCAGTATTTTACCAGCTCCACTGCCAGCACCGCCAGCTGGTACCTGGATGACGGCACCGGAGGGGTCAACGTCTACGGCGGCACCAGGGGCCAGTTCGTGCTGGGCCGCCGGGCGGTGGTCACCGGCCGGGTGACCGAATACAACGGGGTCACCGAGGTGGCCAGCACCGCAGCCCAGATCGCACTGTGGGACTGGGCCGACCAGCCGGCCGCTCCCCGGGCCATGGTCTACAACCAGCTGCTGGGCGAGAGCATCGAGGGGCAGCTGGCCTCGGTGGAGGGCACCATCAGCGGCATTCCGGCCTATGCCGGCGGCGGTTACAACATGGAGCTGCGCAACGGCAACGCCCCCATCGCGGTCCGGATCGCCGAGATCAGCGGCTTCGACCTGAGCCCGATGACCTACGGCGCCAAGGTCAGGGTTGCCGGGATAGTCTCGCAATACGACAAGGAATCCCCTTACAACAGCGGCTATCAGCTGGTTCCCAGGTTTGCCCAGGATTATTATTACAACGGGGTGCTGTACCCGCCCGACATCGAGATCCTGGTCGATTCCACCGCGGCTTCGGCTTCCTCCCAGATCGTTTCGGTCAAGCCCAACCCGTTCTCCCCGGAATGGGGGGAGGTGTCGGTCATCGAGCTCAACGCCCCGGCCGACCACCATCTTACCTTGAGAATATACGATCTGAAGGGACGGCTGGTGAAGACCTGCCTGAACAATGTCCCCGGCGGGCATCAATACTATTACTGGAACGGGAGCGATAATTCCAACCGCCGGGCCGGCATCGGTATGTATATCGCCCACCTGAGAAGCGTCACCGCCCAAGGGGCCATCTCCGATAAAACCAAGATAGTCGTGCTGGGCACGCCATTGAAATGAAGGATGCAGATATGAAAAAGATTCTTTCGCTGACATTTATCCTGGCCCTGGCCCTGGGAACGGCCCGGGCGGCTTTCGAGGACTGGCAGGTGGGCATCCGGCCCAGCGGCATGGCCGGGGCCTATACCGCAGTGGCCGACGACATCGACGCCGTCAGATGGAACCCGGCCGGGCTGTCCCGCCTGGACTCCTGGCAGGCCTCGGTCTACGCCAAGCGGCTGTGGGGGGTGGCCGGCCTGACCAACCAGACGGCCAGCATCGGCCGCAGCTTCGGCCAATGGGGCGGGACGGCGATATCGGCCCAGCAGGTGGGATGCGACCTGGAGACCGACCAGACGGTGACCCTGTCCCACGGCTTCGACCTGAACAGCCAGCTGGCCTTCGGTTATAATTTCAATTTCTACCGGCTGTGGCAGGACCGTTTCGGCTCGGCCATGACCATGGGGATCGATATCGGCCTGCTGGCCAAAGTTTACCGCAGCTGGAGCATCGGCTGCTTCGGGCATAACCTTAACCATCCCAGCCTGGGGAAATCATACCAATACGACCTTCCCAGCGGGGTGAGCATCGGCCTTTCCTATGTTCCATTGAGCGGGGTGTTGGCCTCGGTCGAGGCCGGGAAGGATGCCGGCAAGATAACCCGGTACAAGGTGGGCTCCGAATATGAACTGTGGCAGGACAAACTGGCCCTTCGGGCCGGCATTCTAAATGAAGGTCAGCTGACCCTTTATTCCATGGGCCTGGGGGTGAAGGCCAGGGGGATACTGGTGGGGTACGCCTTCGAGGGCGGACACCAGGCCCTGTCCGGGACCCATCAGTTCGCCCTGGGCTATAAGTGGTGATATCTATGAAATTAGATTATAAGATGATGATTTTCATTTTGCTGACAGGGCCCTTCCTGATAAGCCCGGCCCCTGCCCAGCAGGTGGATTTTTATCAGGAAACGCAGGTCAATCTTTTGCCGGATGACACCCTGGCGGCGGCCTCCGGGTCACAGCTTGACCTGAACCGGGCCACCCGGGAAGAGATATTGGGCCTGTCGGGCATTCCGCCAAAACTGGCCGAGGACATCCACACCTACCGCTTTGAGCGCGGAGCCTTTGCCAGTTTCTACCAGTTGATGCAGGTTCCCGGGATGACTCCCGTCGAGCTTAATAAACTGCGCCAGCAGGTGGCCGTATTCCCCTCCTCCGACACCTCCCGGGTCACCAGGTATATCGCCGAACTGCAGGACCGGCTGGCCTCCGAAGAATCACCGGGCTACGGGGCCATCAACGAGTGGGAGGAGCTGCTGCTCCATCCCATGGACATCAACCGGGCCTCCATCGACCAGCTGCTGACCCTGCAGAATGTGTCGCCCATCGACGCGGCCGCCGTGGCCCGGCATATCAGATACTCCGGCCGGATCAAGGACTGGCGGACCCTGCAGCGCAACATAGACGGGCTGTCCCATTACGGCTTTACCAATATGAGGAACTATGTGACCATCAACCCCAGGGAGGAGAGCTTTTATTTTGACGGCAATTACCGGGTCCGGCTGACCTCGGACGACCGGATAGACCCGGGCGACGAGGGCGATTTCCGCTACCAGGCGGCCTCGCTCAATTCCGCCCTGCTGGCCTTCGTCCCCGGCTCCGCCATTTATGACACCATGACCACCGACAAGATCCTAAGCCAGCACGGCTGGACCGAGCCGGAGATAGCCCAGCTGAAAAGCCGGCTGCAATCAGAGTACGACCAGCTGAGGTACGCCCGGAACGATCTGGCGGTCCAGCACCGCTTGAGGATGGACCTGGGCGGGGATCTCAAGCTGGGTTATTACCATCAAAAGGAGCCCTTCGAGACCGAGGGCTTCACCAAGGCCTATGTCGCCCTGTATGACCTGGCGCCCGTCGACAAGCTTTTCCTGGGCAACTACCGCCTGACCTTCGGGCAGGGGCTGGCCATGGATAACCGCTGGTCGGCCGACGAATCCATGGTGCGGCGTTTCTCCCGCGGGGCCGGGGTTTTCGGAGACATCACCTCCAACGAGGAATTCGCCCTGCGGGGCGCAGCTCTCCAGTCCAGCATCTGGAACATCACGCCCTCCTTTTTCTTTTCCTCCGACCAGAAGGACGGGATCCTGAACCGGGACGGCACGGTCAGCACCTATTTCTCCCCGTCCCCCCGATACCCCTGGTACCGGGACGTGTTCAACGAAAAGACCTACGGGATGAATCTGAACTGGGACCTCTCCGGAACCGTGTCTTTGCCGGTGGGCACCAGCCTGGGCCTTACCGCCTTTGAGTGCAGGTACGACAAGCCCTTCCGCCCCGACCCCTATGAGCTGGACCTGCCGGGGGACAAGAACGACCTGTCGGACCCCAATTTCACCCAGCTGTGGTCGGGAAACGTCCGGGGCGTGAAATCCGGCAATTTCCGGACGGTGGTGGACAATCTTTCGGTGGAGGGGGAGCTGGCCCATCTTAACAGCGGCGGCTGGGCCTATCTGTGGAAGACCCATCTGCAATACGAAACTTTGTATCTGCTGCTGCTGCGCCGCCATTACGACGTGGACTATGATAATCCCTATTCCCGCGGTT encodes:
- a CDS encoding Ig-like domain-containing protein codes for the protein MALTKTWQRVLLTLPLLFLMAAGSGATLLMEENFNYSTGQLLTTSGGSWINFSGLGSNPILVSSGSLTYAGYTSSGIGNKIDIINTTATAEDDGRAFSQSQIVGSTVYLAFLLNLADTAGLSASSSTTGDYFASLVPVSSISYIGRVSIRKGATINSYNLGLRSSTTNAAAVWASADLAPGTTYLVLVRYQMITGSANDDAALFINPSLAGAEPAPDITQISASTSEPDSIGRIAIRQGNAGTPNASIDGIRAANTWDDIRGVLPVNPEVLSVSPVHNASNVNTQAVISVTFDRLMDAATLDTASFAVAGLKQARYYPDSIRPAANSAAYAFYVQDSLRKSDTVTVTLTTAVADTGGNHLLSPYVWTFHTVLPDTMPPRVLSTLPADGQINVQVNSSVEINFSEALLPSTVDTAAFRLTGRRIASYGIMAPVLSNGNTRVTVQPSDSFAYGDTVTVEVRSTLTDSAGNPAVGDNFSFQTRRNANLTIFDIQYTSDPSGNSPYNGQNITVSGVVTGVVRVGNSKGMYFIQDGSGPWNGVYCYDRDRFPEEGDSVLVSGTVIEYFGLTEISPVSGFQLLKKGTLVPEPVVLPTDSFSSNNPNAEAYEGVLVATNRVNVTSLPNTYYEWNVTDGSGPCIMDDFLDSLSHMGYTPVVGDSLIRVQGILHASFGWKIEHRFPRDIVQFKPVKMLSSLPAQGNINVPTLVGIRLNFDKPLDQSAVMAANFSVTGSSSSGHSLSLNYDSLECTVRLLSADAFSPGETVSVWISHSLRDTLGYYLDGNGNGVGSNDSLDDISFSFVTLLNPTRISDVQKPGADGFTPLMEGLTVTVEGIVSGPDQYFTSSTASTASWYLDDGTGGVNVYGGTRGQFVLGRRAVVTGRVTEYNGVTEVASTAAQIALWDWADQPAAPRAMVYNQLLGESIEGQLASVEGTISGIPAYAGGGYNMELRNGNAPIAVRIAEISGFDLSPMTYGAKVRVAGIVSQYDKESPYNSGYQLVPRFAQDYYYNGVLYPPDIEILVDSTAASASSQIVSVKPNPFSPEWGEVSVIELNAPADHHLTLRIYDLKGRLVKTCLNNVPGGHQYYYWNGSDNSNRRAGIGMYIAHLRSVTAQGAISDKTKIVVLGTPLK
- a CDS encoding helix-hairpin-helix domain-containing protein, with the protein product MKLDYKMMIFILLTGPFLISPAPAQQVDFYQETQVNLLPDDTLAAASGSQLDLNRATREEILGLSGIPPKLAEDIHTYRFERGAFASFYQLMQVPGMTPVELNKLRQQVAVFPSSDTSRVTRYIAELQDRLASEESPGYGAINEWEELLLHPMDINRASIDQLLTLQNVSPIDAAAVARHIRYSGRIKDWRTLQRNIDGLSHYGFTNMRNYVTINPREESFYFDGNYRVRLTSDDRIDPGDEGDFRYQAASLNSALLAFVPGSAIYDTMTTDKILSQHGWTEPEIAQLKSRLQSEYDQLRYARNDLAVQHRLRMDLGGDLKLGYYHQKEPFETEGFTKAYVALYDLAPVDKLFLGNYRLTFGQGLAMDNRWSADESMVRRFSRGAGVFGDITSNEEFALRGAALQSSIWNITPSFFFSSDQKDGILNRDGTVSTYFSPSPRYPWYRDVFNEKTYGMNLNWDLSGTVSLPVGTSLGLTAFECRYDKPFRPDPYELDLPGDKNDLSDPNFTQLWSGNVRGVKSGNFRTVVDNLSVEGELAHLNSGGWAYLWKTHLQYETLYLLLLRRHYDVDYDNPYSRGFSEQTKFDDTILEKEYRLIDPVYKQLVNYPAPKAEDGTYIETRWQISRQFTITRAYIDFWRNLAYGLDNVRFQGELEYRPVFPLRFRLKQKYQTKYLPKSAEATRSNTRETTLRTFCTLTDRDYFNVELRYGEVRLTPSTLYGSNTLMSGVYVASNWQHNFSPNWDLRAGIASWRTDAMSQWIFEDAGIDFLDGDGTKYFISVSDRLSDNLQARLRLRGKDSRYNFNNIYGPDYVYYYTESPAEVVQDFTDRRDLWKVDLQLDFRW